In [Mycobacterium] stephanolepidis, the genomic window TTCAGCGGTAGCGAATGCCTTTTCGCGTCCGGGTCTCCCTGTTGTAGACCTGCAGGTGCCGTCGGCCTCCATGGGCCGCGACATCAAGATCCAGTTCCAGGGAGGCGGCGCCAAGGCCCTCTACCTGTTGGACGGTCTGCGTGCACGCGACGACTTCAACGGCTGGGACATTGAGACCACGGCGTTCGAGGACTACTACCAGTCCGGTATCTCGCTGGTCATGCCCGTCGGCGGACAGTCCAGCTGGTACACCGACTGGTACCAGCCCGCCAAGGGCAAGGACGGCGTCTTCACCTACAAGTGGGAGACCTTCCTGACCCAGGAGCTGCCCGCGTACCTGGCCGCCAACAACGGTGTGTCCCGGACCGGTAACGCCGTTGTCGGCCTCTCGATGGGTGGCGCGTCCGCCATCACGCTGGCCAACTACCACCCGCAGCAGTTCATCTACGCCGGTGCCCTCTCGGGCTTCCTGAACCCCTCGGATATGAAGGGTCAGGTCGGTATGGCCATGGGTGACGCCGGTGGCTTCAGTGCCCAGGACATGTGGGGTCCGGACAGCGACCCGGCGTGGGTCCGCAACGACCCGTTCCTGAACATCGACAAGACCGTGGCCAACGGCACCCGGCTGTGGATCTACTGCGGTAGCGGTGACGCGACCGACCTCGACGCCACCCGTAACGGCTTCGAGAACTTCACCGGTGGCTTCCTTGAGGGCATGGCGATCGGTATCAACAAGAAGTATGTCGATGCCTACACCGCCGCCGGCGGCAAGAACGCCCACGTGGAGTTCCCCCCGGGTGGTCTGCACAACTGGACCTACTGGGGCAACCAGCTCCGGGCCATGAAGTCCGACATGGTGAGCTACCTCGGTAGCCACTAGGTATCACTGACAATCGCGAAGGCGGCGGCCACTTCGGTGGTCGCCGCTTTCGTTGTTTCGGGGATGGCCGACGGCCACAATCGAGTAACAAATTCTGTGCTGTGACGATCATTTGCGCAGGTGCAGGTGGCATCGGTTCGGTAGCCTCGCTCGGGGCTCCCGGTACCGTGGAGCAAGCTGCGAGACCGCACGTCACGAACGGCCAGGAGACACATGCCCAAGACCTCGAGTAGTAAACGGCACCGGATTCTCGGTTTGGCCGCGGCGCTGGCCGTTGCCGTCGTCGTCATCCTGGTGATCGCGATTGTCGTGGTCATCGTCCGCAGGCCCGACGACGTCACACCGCCCGCGGGGCAGGTGACGACGACGACACCGCCGTTGACTCGTCCCGGCCAGAAGCCGCGGCCGGCTTTCCAGAGCGCCGACTGCCCCGATGTGCAGGCGCTCATCATCCCGGGTACCTGGGAGTCATCACGCACCGACGACCCGCTCAACCCGACAGAGTTCCCGCGATCACTGCTGCTGAACGTCTCCCGGCCGATCACCGAGAAGTTCGACAAGGCCCGGCTGGAGACCTGGACGGTGCCGTACACCGCCCAATTCCACAACCCGTTCGCCAACGACAACCAGATGTCGTACAACGACAGCCGTAAGGAAGGCACCGACCGGGCGCTCAAACAGCTCTCCGAGATGTACGACCGGTGCCCGCTCACCAGCTATGTTCTGGTTGGTTTCTCGCAGGGCGCGGTGATCGCCGGTGACATCGCCAATCAGATCGGAAACGGCGAGGGACCCGTCGACCAGGACCTGGTGCTCGGCGTGACCTTGATCGCAGACGGCCGCCGTCAGGACGGGGTCGGACTGTCGCCAGGACCCAACCCGCCCGGGCAGGGCGCCGAGGTCACCCTGGGCGATCTGGGGGTGCTGGATTCCTTCGGCCTGAAGATGTCGGGCCCGCGTGCCGGTGGATTCGGTGAGCTCAGCGATCGCACCAACCAGATCTGTGGGACCGGTGACCTCATCTGTGCGGCGCCGCCGGACGCCTTCAACATCTCCAACCTGGGTAAGACGCTGGACATTCTCTCCGGGGGCGCGGGTGCTCCGGTGCACGCGCTGTACGCCACGCCGGAGTTTTGGCAGATTGACGGCCAGCCTGCGACGGTATGGACCACCAACTGGGCCGAGGGGCTCATCGAGAAGGCGCCCCACCCCAAGCACGGCTGACAAGCGTCGATGTCATCTTCGCAACAGGGCGCCGAGATATTTGGAGGGCACGGTACGCTCGCCTAAGATTAAGAGAAAAATAAGACTGTAAGCCGTTCGCGGGGTCGAGTGATTTTGGCTGGCCGACGCTGACCGATAATCTCGTCGCGAATGGCCGCCTGAGCTGCCGTAGTACGCGATCGCCTCTCGGTACGATCATCGAGGATTTGACGTTCGCGATGACGCGTGCTCGCGAATGCCTCAGGCCCGCGAAACGCGCATCATGCGCCGTCATAGGAGAGAAGCACACATGGCGTTCGACAACCCGTTCCTCGACTCGGCGGGCCACATCAAGTTCCCCGAGGACGGGAGCATCGTTGGCCACGTCGAAGGTTGGGCGGAGTCGCAAGGCGACAGCCTGGCCTACCGGTTCCTCGACTTCTCCACAGAGCGCGATGGTGCCTACATCGACATCACCTGGTCACAGTTCGGCGCGCGCAACCGTGCCGTCGCGGCTCGCCTGCAGCAGGTGACCAAGCCGGGCGACCGTGTCGCCATCCTGGCCCCGCAGAGCCTTGACTACCTCGTCGCACATTTCGGTGCGCTCTACGCCGGTGCGATCTCGGTCCCGTTGTTCGATCCCAGCGAGGCCGGCCATGCGGGCCGTCTGCACGCGGTACTCGACGACTGCCAGCCATCCGCGGTGCTCACCACGACCGATTGCGCCGAAGGGGTGCGGAAGTTCTTCCGGAACCGTCCCCCCAAGGAGCGTCCCCGTGTGATCGCGGTGGACGCGATTCCCGAGGACGTCGGGCAGACCTGGGTGGAGCCCGTGGCCACCAAGGACACCATCGCGTACCTGCAGTACACCTCGGGCTCGACCCGCGCGCCGGCCGGTGTGCAGATCACTCACCTGTCGCTGGCCACCAACCTGCTGCAGCTGGTCGACGCGCTGTCGCAGCAGGAAGGCAAAGACGGTCAGCCCGGTCACCGGGGGACCACCTGGCTGCCGTTCTTCCATGACATGGGCCTGATCACGGTGATGGTGCCGTCCATGATCGGTGAGCACATGACGGTGATGAGCCCGGCGGCGTTCATTCGCCGCCCGCTGCGCTGGCTGCGGGAAATGGCGGTCAAGGGTGACGACCGTTCGGGAACCTTCTCGGCGCTGCCCAACTTCGCCTTCGAGCATTGCGCGCTGCGCGGTCTGCCCAAGGAGGGCGAGCCGCCGCTGGACCTGTCGAATGTGTACTCGATCATCAACGGTTCCGAGCCGGTGTCCACGGCCTCGATCAAGAAGTTCTGCGACGCCTTTGAGCCCTATGGCTTTGACCCCAGGGCCATTCACCCGTCCTACGGCATGGCCGAGGCAACGCTGTTCGTCACCTCGACCATTTGGAACACGGAGCGGGCGCGCGTGCTGCA contains:
- a CDS encoding alpha/beta hydrolase; the encoded protein is MKLFTHMRGATARRLAAVAATAAVLPGLIGVAGGSAVANAFSRPGLPVVDLQVPSASMGRDIKIQFQGGGAKALYLLDGLRARDDFNGWDIETTAFEDYYQSGISLVMPVGGQSSWYTDWYQPAKGKDGVFTYKWETFLTQELPAYLAANNGVSRTGNAVVGLSMGGASAITLANYHPQQFIYAGALSGFLNPSDMKGQVGMAMGDAGGFSAQDMWGPDSDPAWVRNDPFLNIDKTVANGTRLWIYCGSGDATDLDATRNGFENFTGGFLEGMAIGINKKYVDAYTAAGGKNAHVEFPPGGLHNWTYWGNQLRAMKSDMVSYLGSH
- the culp6 gene encoding carboxylesterase Culp6 encodes the protein MPKTSSSKRHRILGLAAALAVAVVVILVIAIVVVIVRRPDDVTPPAGQVTTTTPPLTRPGQKPRPAFQSADCPDVQALIIPGTWESSRTDDPLNPTEFPRSLLLNVSRPITEKFDKARLETWTVPYTAQFHNPFANDNQMSYNDSRKEGTDRALKQLSEMYDRCPLTSYVLVGFSQGAVIAGDIANQIGNGEGPVDQDLVLGVTLIADGRRQDGVGLSPGPNPPGQGAEVTLGDLGVLDSFGLKMSGPRAGGFGELSDRTNQICGTGDLICAAPPDAFNISNLGKTLDILSGGAGAPVHALYATPEFWQIDGQPATVWTTNWAEGLIEKAPHPKHG
- the fadD32 gene encoding long-chain-fatty-acid--AMP ligase FadD32, which translates into the protein MAFDNPFLDSAGHIKFPEDGSIVGHVEGWAESQGDSLAYRFLDFSTERDGAYIDITWSQFGARNRAVAARLQQVTKPGDRVAILAPQSLDYLVAHFGALYAGAISVPLFDPSEAGHAGRLHAVLDDCQPSAVLTTTDCAEGVRKFFRNRPPKERPRVIAVDAIPEDVGQTWVEPVATKDTIAYLQYTSGSTRAPAGVQITHLSLATNLLQLVDALSQQEGKDGQPGHRGTTWLPFFHDMGLITVMVPSMIGEHMTVMSPAAFIRRPLRWLREMAVKGDDRSGTFSALPNFAFEHCALRGLPKEGEPPLDLSNVYSIINGSEPVSTASIKKFCDAFEPYGFDPRAIHPSYGMAEATLFVTSTIWNTERARVLHVDRTELNAGRIVQVEPGADNSVTQVSSGRMARDEWGVIVDGDTASELPDGQIGEIWLHGNNIGSGYWGRPEETREAFHNTLKSRISESHAEGVADDANWLNTGDLGVWVDGELYITGRVKDLIIVDGRNHYPQDVEFTAQEANKALRPGYVAAFSVPANQLPQVVFDNPHAGLKYDPEDSSEQLVIVGERSVGGHKSDNQAVGDDVRAAIAVRHGVTVRDVLLVPAGSIARTSSGKIARRAARTSYLDGSLRGGYQQTAFPDDRQ